A single region of the Aptenodytes patagonicus chromosome 7, bAptPat1.pri.cur, whole genome shotgun sequence genome encodes:
- the TMEM132A gene encoding LOW QUALITY PROTEIN: transmembrane protein 132A (The sequence of the model RefSeq protein was modified relative to this genomic sequence to represent the inferred CDS: inserted 3 bases in 2 codons) encodes MGMGSRGWGGQGRCLGPGGTRRRRCRSRPGPIVWARRRRDGSGGAARXRTRRGARPAMAPAPAPAPAPGTRLALLAAALLCASARGDGDPPDPVYLPADLEVLGVPEYYQLQRADQDLPANASLHARTETFLLLRHGTAAQPLVQATYPPFSTRQEVPMESPPGRDGSAAWAIRAVSLESAVSPAEPFARVLFHLQGPDWLPGQWDHPGERDHPGERNHPGERDHPGELPCVALHAHHRGRVARGTCRLQAPLGVCVVELEIPPRWFSPASPAPRSRRRATEHPGRPEPPEPAELHYGVVGPGECGRAGGRERGRVGEAPWYLGALELRAAEPARRQEVRLDDKVLLRVPDATLRPGQRFTATLALRHNFTADQLTLRIKAKKGLQVVAAHPGSPTAWTAQLERTRGPKHSTAVVTCRRSGDARGSWRAADSAAFLHLDLAVENGTGGXAPARPLTWQVEYPGQDPEAQKDKLVWEIQVSERDVRALVPLVQELEILNTAPLTGVPRAVPVKLVAVEAGGGVAELTEPPGCESADKQVLQVSDACDAVFVGGKESRGARGARVDFWSRRLHASLRFTVWAPLLPLRVQLGDTALEQVRGWRLPGGPESAPAEAEEPGEEAERRARGCRPQYQRTAVRVLAHFVAHPLDGGRHLAYLPGPEWLLDVTHLVAGRTRVQDPRVASLEGGTVVVGREPGVTSVEVRSPLSDSILGEQMLVVSEEKVTVTELRSQVVSGLSLTLRAEPGHPGVVTATAQGTATLRAPKQEATLSVWLSFSDRTLAPLELYGWQDASLTVTSLDPAVATVGGSPGVPAARPWVVAEGPGRGALLQLSLHPPDACRRGRHRVAALAAGTAWLEVGAGRRAPTPGSPRPRGGRPRPSSPFPRAEGAMSGEAVTVASEPRRRDPAGVGPASTKLQGLGTSSSSSEEEDGYGHNRAGGEEEEEDEMVKAPERVTDLEIGMYVLLGVFCLAIFIFLVNCIFFVLRYQQKELPDAGAAPSAPQPHNWVWLGTDQEELSRQLDRRQPEPPAPEAGTKAGRCCCGVPPGTAPGSEAGGPPGTPMPGAPLPRKEGGTPGGGRRKRVEFVTFAPPRVPEEPPQPAPNVQSILVASEDDIRWVCEDMGLRDPEELRSYMERIRGSS; translated from the exons atggggatggggagccgGGGATGG ggcgggcagggccggtGTTTAGGACCCGGCGGGACGAGGCGGCGCCGGTGCCGGTCCCGCCCCGGCCCCATTGTCTGGGCGCGGAGGCGGAGGGACGGGAGCGGCGGCGCCGCTCG ACGGACGCGCCGCGGAGCCCGCCCGGCCATGGCCCCCGCACCGGCCCCGGCACCGGCCCCGGGGACCCGGCTGGCGCTGCTGGCCGCCGCCCTGCTCTGCGCCTCAG CGAGGGGTGACGGGGACCCCCCCGACCCCGTGTACCTGCCGGCTGACCTGGAGGTGCTCGGCGTGCCCGAGTACTACCAGCTGCAGCGGGCAGACCAGGACCTGCCCGCCAACGCCTCCCTGCACGCCCGCACCGAGACCTTCCTGCTGCTGCGGCACGGCACCGCCGCGCAGCCCCTCGTCCAGGCCACCTACCCGCCCTTCAGCACCCGGCAG GAGGTGCCCATGGAGAGCCCCCCGGGGAGGGACGGCTCGGCAGCCTGGGCCATCCGCGCCGTCTCCCTCGAGAGCGCCGTGTCCCCGGCCGAGCCCTTCGCCCGCGTCCTCTTCCACCTGCAGGGTCCCGACTGGTTGCCTGGGCAATGGGACCACCCCGGGGAGCGGGACCACCCCGGGGAGCGGAACCACCCCGGGGAGCGGGATCAcccgggggagctgccctgcgTCGCCCTCCATGCGCACCACCGGGGCCGGGTGGCCCGCGGGACATGCCGCCTGCAG GCACCCCTGGGCGTCTGCGTGGTGGAGCTGGAGATCCCCCCACGCTGGTTCTCCCCGGCATCCCCCGCCCCACGCAGCCGCCGCCGGGCGACCGAGCACCCCGGGCGCCCCGAGCCCCCCGAGCCGGCTGAGCTGCACTACGGCGTGGTGGGGCCGGGGGAGTGCGGCCGTgccggggggcgggagcggggccgcgtCGGGGAGGCACCGTGGTACTTGGGAGCGCTGGAGCTGCGGGCGGCCGAGCCGGCGCGGCGGCAGGAGGTACGGCTGGACGACAAGGTGCTGCTGCGGGTGCCCGACGCCACGCTGCGCCCGGGGCAGCGCTTCACCGCCACTCTCGCCCTGCGGCACAACTTCACCGCCGACCAGCTGACGCTCCG GATCAAGGCAAAGAAGGGGCTGCAGGTGGTGGCCGCCCACCCCGGGTCCCCCACCGCCTGGACCGCCCAGCTGGAGCGCACCCGGGGCCCCAAACACTCGACGGCCGTGGTGACCTGCCGGCGGAGCGGGGACGCCCGCGGCAGCTGGAG GGCGGCCGATTCCGCCGCGTTCCTGCACCTGGACCTGGCGGTGGAGAACGGGACGGGGG TGGCGCCGGCGCGGCCCCTCACCTGGCAGGTGGAGTACCCCGGCCAGGACCCCGAGGCCCAGAAGGACAAACTGGTGTGGGAGATCCAGGTGTCGGAGCGGGACGTCCGCGCCCTCGTCCCCCTGGTGCAG GAGCTGGAGATCTTGAACACGGCCCCGCTGACAGGGGTCCCCCGCGCCGTGCCGGTGAAGCTGGTGGCggtggaggcggggggcggcgtGGCCGAGCTCACCGAGCCGCCAGGCTGCGAGTCGGCTGACAAGCAGgtgctgcag GTCTCGGATGCCTGCGACGCGGTGTTCGTGGGGGGCAAGGAGAGCCGGGGTGCCCGGGGAGCGCGGGTGGACTTCTGGTCCCGGCGTTTGCACGCCTCACTGCGCTTCACCGTCTGGGCACCGCTGCTGCCCCTGCGCGTCCAGCTGGGCGACACCGCGCTGGAGCAAGTGCGGGGCTGGCGCCTGCCCGGCGGCCCCGAGAG cgcCCCGGCAGAGGCGGAGGAGCCCGGGGAGGAGGCtgagcggcgggcgcggggctgccggccccAGTACCAGCGGACGGCGGTGAGGGTCCTGGCACACTTTGTGGCCCACCCGCTCGACGGCGGCCGTCACCTCGCCTACCTGCCCGGCCCCGAGTGGCTCCTGGATGTCACCCACCTGGTGGCCGGccggacccgggtgcaggacccccGCGTGGCCTCTCTGGAGGGGGGCACCGTGGTGGTCGGCCGGGAGCCTGGGGTCACCTCCGTGGAG GTCCGCTCCCCGCTCTCGGACTCCATCCTGGGGGAGCAGATGCTGGTGGTGTCGGAGGAGAAGGTGACGGTGACAGAGCTGCGCTCCCAAGTGGTGTCGGGGCTGTCCCTGACgctgcgggcagagccgggcCACCCCGGCGTGGTCACCGCCACCGCCCAGGGGACGGCCACCCTGCGCGCCCCCAAGCag GAGGCGACGCTGTCCGTCTGGCTGTCCTTCTCCGACCGCACGCTGGCCCCGCTGGAGCTGTACGGCTGGCAGGACGCGTCGTTGACCGTGACCTCGCTGGACCCCGCCGTGGCCACCGTGGGGGGCTCGCCCGGtgtccccgccgcccgcccgtgGGTGGTggcggaggggccggggcggggggctctgctgcagctcagcctgcaCCCCCCAGACGCCTGCCGCCGGGGCCGGCACCGGGTGGCCGCGCTGGCCGCCGGCACCGCCTGGCTTGAGGTGGGGGCTGGCCGGCGTGCCCCCACCcctggcagcccccggccccgcggcggccgtCCCCGGCCCAGCTCGCCCTTCCCACGGGCCGAGGGGGCCATGTCAGGGGAGGCGGTGACGGTGGCCAGCGAGCCACGGCGGAGGGACCCCGCCGGCGTAGGACCTGCCTCCACCAAGCTCCAGGGGCTGGggacttcctcctcctcctccgaggAGGAGGATGGCTATGGCCACAACCGCGCcggcggggaggaagaggaggaggatgagatgGTGAAGGCTCCCGAGCGGGTGACCGACCTGGAGATCGGCATGTACGTCCTGCTGGGCGTCTTCTGCCTGGCCATCTTCATCTTCCTTGTCAACTGCATCTTCTTTGTCCTGCGGTACCAGCAGAAGGAGCTGCCGGACGCCGGCGCGGCCCCctcggccccccagccccacaactgggtctggctgggcaccGACCAGGAGGAGCTGAGCCGGCAGCTGGACCGCCGGCAGCCCGAGCCCCCGGCCCCCGAGGCGGGCACTAAGGCCGGGCGTTGCTGCTGCGGGGTGCCCCCGGGCACCGCACCGGGCTCCGAAGCGGGGGGTCCTCCCGGCACCCCCATGCCCGGGGCTCCCCTGCCCCGCAAGGAGGGGGGTACGCCGGGGGGCGGCCGGAGGAAGCGGGTGGAATTCGTCACCTTCGCGCCCCCCCGGGTCCCCGAggagcccccccagcccgcccccaaCGTCCAGTCCATCCTGGTGGCCAGCGAGGATGACATCCGCTGGGTGTGCGAGGACATGGGGCTGCGGGACCCCGAGGAGCTCAGGAGCTACATGGAGAGGATCCGGGGCAGCTCCTGA
- the TMEM109 gene encoding LOW QUALITY PROTEIN: voltage-gated monoatomic cation channel TMEM109 (The sequence of the model RefSeq protein was modified relative to this genomic sequence to represent the inferred CDS: inserted 2 bases in 1 codon), protein MGSDARCQTLLAVLLWAPFSGXAAGHRAEDGQDGFRGRAAAADDLLSRLGRAAWEALESWVGPQALRLVAESLATTLWIVSSGISVALTTLCKILGVLLAVSGISGDRLVHAAALGPGEVQRVLLWGLAALVGSWLLSRLRGLLLPALRWVKLCCFLGAFLHVAASRESPTVQAGMLLGLWVLYALLGHLVGSPGPSTQLDATVRSLEWKVEELWRRQKWGGPRNREE, encoded by the exons ATGGGGAGTGACGCGAGGTGCCAGACCCTCCTGGCCGTGCTGCTGTGGGCCCCCTTCTCGGG GGCGGCGGGGCACCGGGCGGAGGACGGCCAGGACGGCTttcggggccgcgccgccgccgccgatgACCTGCTGTCGCGGCTGGGCCGAGCCGCCTGGGAAGCCCTGGAGAGCTGGGTGGGACCCCAGGCCCTGCGGCTGGTGGCGGAG AGCCTCGCCACCACCCTCTGGATCGTGTCCTCAGGGATCTCGGTGGCCCTGACCACGCTCTGCAAGATCCTGGGGGTTCTCCTGGCCGTCTCCGGCATCAGcg gggaccgGCTGGTGCACGCGGCGGCGCTGGGCCCCGGCGAGGTGCAGCGGGTGCTGCTGTGGGGGCTGGCCGCCCTGGTGGGTTCCTGGCTGCTGTCGCGGCTgcgggggctgctgctgcccgcgCTCCGCTGGGTGAAGCTCTGCTGTTTCCTGGGTGCCTTCCTCCACGTCGCGGCCTCCCGGGAGAGCCCCACGGTGCAGgcggggatgctgctggggctgtgggtgctctACGCCCTGCTGGGGCACCTGGTGGGGTCCCCcggccccagcacccagctggatGCCACCGTGCGCAGTCTGGAGTGGAAGGTGGAGGAGCTGTGGCGGCGGCAGAAGTGGGGGGGCCCCCGTAACCGGGAGGAGTGa
- the LOC143163065 gene encoding uncharacterized protein LOC143163065 isoform X1, which yields MLYPGWQRLTVPPSRRRCRLCRGGKREACTWKASAASKDTKAVKRVCRWCSAPLRVPRVQDFGPDAPRRQRIPSGGPRGPWCSPGMSWTALDAELGAAEGARCWPSVSRAAAEPENSPEMTSALPFGEGTGQRQAASAAASPGRT from the exons ATGCTGTACCCGGGTTGGCAGCGGTTAACGGTCCCTCCATCCCGCAGGCGCTGCCGGCTGTGCCGTGGTGGAAAGCGGGAAGCTTGTACCTGGAAGGCCAGCGCCGCGTCCAAGGATACAAAAGCGGTAAAGAGG GTGTGCCGCTGGTGCTCAGCGCCTCTCCGAGTGCCCCGCGTCCAGGATTTCGGACCCGACGCCCCTCGGCGGCAGCGCATCCCCTCCGG GGGCCCAAGGGGTCCCTGGTGCAGCCCTGGGATGTCGTGGACGGCGCTGGATGCGGAGCTGGGGGCCGCGGAGGGGGCCAG GTGTTGGCCCAGCGTGAGCCGTGCAGCCGCGGAGCCGGAAAACTCGCCAGAAATGACCTCGGCGCTGCcttttggggaggggacggggcagCGACAGGCAGCCTCCGCTGCCGCCTCGCCTGGCAGGACTTGA
- the LOC143163065 gene encoding uncharacterized protein LOC143163065 isoform X2 — protein sequence MLYPGWQRLTVPPSRRRCRLCRGGKREACTWKASAASKDTKAVCRWCSAPLRVPRVQDFGPDAPRRQRIPSGGPRGPWCSPGMSWTALDAELGAAEGARCWPSVSRAAAEPENSPEMTSALPFGEGTGQRQAASAAASPGRT from the exons ATGCTGTACCCGGGTTGGCAGCGGTTAACGGTCCCTCCATCCCGCAGGCGCTGCCGGCTGTGCCGTGGTGGAAAGCGGGAAGCTTGTACCTGGAAGGCCAGCGCCGCGTCCAAGGATACAAAAGCG GTGTGCCGCTGGTGCTCAGCGCCTCTCCGAGTGCCCCGCGTCCAGGATTTCGGACCCGACGCCCCTCGGCGGCAGCGCATCCCCTCCGG GGGCCCAAGGGGTCCCTGGTGCAGCCCTGGGATGTCGTGGACGGCGCTGGATGCGGAGCTGGGGGCCGCGGAGGGGGCCAG GTGTTGGCCCAGCGTGAGCCGTGCAGCCGCGGAGCCGGAAAACTCGCCAGAAATGACCTCGGCGCTGCcttttggggaggggacggggcagCGACAGGCAGCCTCCGCTGCCGCCTCGCCTGGCAGGACTTGA